The window TTACTACTAAAAGTAATTTGCCTTTAAATTTAAACCTAACGTTTCTTCAAAACCGTACATCAAATTCATATTCTGAATTGCGGCACCAGAAGCTCCTTTTAAAAGGTTGTCAATTGTACTTGTTATTAATAATTTATTTCCGTGTTTTTCTAGTTGCACCAAACATTTGTTGGTGTTTACAACTTGCTTTAAAAAGATACTTTCATCAGAAATAAATGTAAAAGCAGCATCTTTATAATAATCTTTATATATTTTTTTGGCACCTTCAAGAGAACCTTCAAATTTTGTGTACGTAGTTGCAAAAATTCCTCTAGAAAAATCACCACGATTTGGCATAAAATTAATTTCGGAATTAAAATCGTTTTGTAATTGATTTACAGTCTGATTAATTTCTCCTAAATGCTGATGGTTGAATGCTTTGTAATGCGAGAAGTTATTATCTCTCCACGTAAAATGTGTAGTTGCAGAAAACGAAGTTCCTGCACCAGTTGCGCCTGTAACTGCATTAATATGAACATCATCTTTTAACAAACCATTTGCCGCTAAAGGTAAAATTGCCAATTGCAAAGCCGTTGCAAAACAACCAGGATTTGCAATATATTTTGCTGTTTTTATCGCTTCCTTATCTAATTCTGGTAAACCATACACAAATTCTTTTCCTTCAAAATTCTTATCAGCCAATAATCTAAAATCATTACTTAAATCTATAATCTTTGTATTGTCAGAAAAGCTGTTTTTTTGTAAAAAAGCAGTTGAATTTCCATGTCCTAAACACAAAAATAAAACATCTACATCTGCATTTATTTCACTTGTAAAGCTAATTTCCGTAGAACCAACCAAATCTTGATGTACTTTATATAATTTGTTGCCAGCATTAGAAGTACTAAACACAAAATTGATATTTGTTTCCGGGTGATTTAATAACAATCTGATTAATTCACCAGCTGTATAACCTGCTCCTCCTATAATTCCTACTTGTAACATAGTTATGAATTGTTTACTTGTCTATAAATTTTGTTCTGATTTCCTAAAATCTTGATAAATCCTTTTGCATCATCCGCAGTCCAAGCTTTATTTTCTTCACCATAGGTACTAAAAGCACTCGACATTAAATCGTGGTCAGAAATAATTCCGTCTAAAGAAAAATGATACGGTTTTAAAGAAACCACTACATTACCAGAAACCATTTTTTGAGAACTTTGTAAAAACGCTTCGGTATCTCTCATTACAGGATCTAAATATTGACCTTCGTGTAAGTGCATTCCGTAAAAACTAGACAAATATTCTTTGTGCTGTAATTGCCATTTTGTTAAAGTATGTTTCTCTAACAAATGATGTGCTTTTACCGTAATTAAAGCAGCAGCAGCTTCAAAACCAACTCTTCCTTTTGTACCAACAATAGTATCTCCAACATGAATATCTCTACCAATTGCAAATTTTGAAGCAATATTATTTAGGTTTTCAATATTTACTTCTGGTTTATTTTCTTGTCCGTTTAAAGCAACAAATTCGCCATTTTTAAAGGTCAATGTTACTTTTTCTTCCCCTTCTTTTTCTAATTGAGAAGGATATGCCTCACTAGGTAAAGGCTTTTCAGACTTTAAAGTTTCAACACCACCAACACTTGTTCCCCAAAGACCTTTGTTTACAGAATATTTCGATTTTTCCCAATTCATGTCAATTCCTTCAGACTTTAAGTAATCTATTTCTTCTTGTCTAGCTAGTTTTTGATCTCTAATTGGAGTAATAATTTTAATGTTTGGCGCCAATGTTTGAAAAATCATATCAAAACGCACTTGGTCGTTTCCTGCGCCAGTACTTCCGTGTGCAATATATTCAGCATCTATACTTTTTGCATATTCTATAATTTCAATGGCTTGTATAATTCTTTCTGCACTTACCGAAAGCGGATATGTACTATTTTTTAACACGTTTCCAAAAATTAAATATTTTACTACCTTGTTGTAAAAAGTTGCTACGGCATCAATATTTTTATAAGTTGTAACACCCATTTTATACGCGTTACTTTCTATATGTTTAATCTCCTCAGTTGTAAAACCACCAGTATTTACACTAACCGCATGCACATCATATTCTTTTGATAAACTTACTGCACAATAAGAAGTGTCTAAACCACCACTATAAGCTATTACTAATTTTTTCATTTTTTATCCTTTTTAAGGAACATAGATTGTTTAATATTTTTTAATCTTGTCCACACTTTTTTATCATGTTTTTTTGATTCACTTCCTGTTTTTTCTTTTTTAGCAGGATCGTATAGCATTCCTGTACATAAACACATTTTTTGTTCTGTTCTTGTTAAAATATCATAGTTTTTACAAGTTTGACAACCATTCCAAAAAGATTGATCGTCTGTTAATTCAGAAAATGTTACAGGTTTGTAACCAAGGTCGCTATTCATTTTCATAACAGCTAAACCTGTTGTAATACTAAAAACTTTAGCATCTGGAAATTTTGTTCTAGAATGATTAAAAATAACTTGTTTAATCTTTTTTGCTAAACCTCTATTTCTAAAATCTGGATGCACAATTAAACCAGAATTGGCAACAAATTTTCCATGTCCCCATTTTTCTATATAGCAAAATCCAGCAAATTTGTCGTTATCTAAAGCAATTACAGCATTACCGTTTTCCATTTTAGTGGCAACATATTCTGGTTTTCTTTTAGCAATACCAGTTCCTCTTACCTTAGAAGCTTCTTCTATGGTTTTACAGATAATTTCTGCGTAAACAGTATGTGATTTATTTGCAATAACAATTTCCATTGTAATTGGTTTTTTTAATTTATAAGTAAATATTAAGTTGTTTTTGAATGAAGAATTGGACGCACCTAATTCAGTAATTAAAGAATACCCTTACGGGCGTCGTGTAGAAATACAGCGTAATAAAGCTTTGTTATTGTTTAAAATAACGTTACTTAGAGATAAAAAAGAAGGTGATAAATTGTTCATTGTAAAAAAAAATAAAAACTATTAACTAAAATGCATTTTAAGAAGTGCATTAGCGACGTCGTTTACCTGTTGGTAAACTTGTGGGTCTTTCGTTTTTATTTAATGAAGTAATCATGGTGTAAATCTATAATGTTTTTGTTTCTAACAAAAATAAAATCGATTTATTTTTTATAAAACATTGATTTTTATGAATATGAAAAAAAATAAGCCCTTTTTTCATTGATTCAAGAATAAAAAAAATAATTAATCCTCTTTTTTGAGAAATTAAAAATAATTCACTAAAAACGTCACTTCAGTTAGGATAATTCAATAAATATTTTAAATATTTGTTATATAAAGTGAGAAAACAAATTATAAATATCATTTCTATTATTGTCATTGTAATTTTTTTACAAGGATAGGAAGTGTATTATATATTTTATAAAAAGGCTTCCTAATTTTTTAGGAAGCCTTTTTATATAATTTTATGTTTTTTTAATTAAAAAACAACCTTTTTAATGTTTTGAATATTACAATAAAACACTTGTAATAATTTGATATTTAGGTTTTTAAGTTTTAAATCTATTCAATAGATATCATTTAAAACAATAATAAGTAGCGTTAATAATAAGAGAATAAAATAATTTCGAAAAATCAAAGCAATAAAGCTGTTTAAAAATGAATTTGAATAAACACAGTAAAAGATTAACACAAGACGAATCTCAGCCAGCATCTCAAGCAATGTTGTACGCTGTAGGTTTAACTGATGAAGATATGAGCAAAGCGCAAGTTGGTATTGCAAGTACAGGTTACGATGGTAATCCATGTAATATGCACTTAAACAACTTGGCTGCAGAAGTAAAAGTGGAATCTAAAATTGCGGGTTTAGTAGGTTTAGGGTTTAATACAATTGGTGTTTCAGACGGAATTTCTATGGGAACTTCGGGTATGAATTATTCATTAGCTTCTAGAGATATTATTGCAGATTCTATAGAAACTGTTATGAATGCACAAAGTTATGATGCGTTGATTTCTGTGGTTGGTTGTGATAAGAATATGCCAGGAGCCGTAATTGCCATGTTGCGTTTAAATCGTCCGTCAATTATGATGTATGGCGGAACAATTGCATCAGGAAATTACAAAGGAAAAAAATTAAATATAGTATCAGCTTTTGAGGCTTTAGGTCAAAAAGTAGCAGGAGAAATAGAAGAAGACGAATATAGAGAAATTATAAAGAGAGCAATTCCAGGCGCAGGTGCTTGTGGCGGAATGTATACTGCAAACACAATGGCTTCTGCTATTGAATGTATGGGTTTTGCATTGCCTTATAATTCATCTATACCAGCAGAAAATCCTAATAAATTATCGGAAGCAGAAAGAACTGCTTTAGCTATTAAAAACTTATTAGAATTAGATTTAAAACCGCTTGATATTATTTCTAAAAAGTCTTTAGAAAACGCAATCGCAATTGTAAATGCATTAGGAGGATCTACAAATGCAGTATTGCACTTTTTAGCAATTGCACACGCAGCAGATATTGAATTTACATTAGAAGATTTTCAAAAAGTAAGTGATAGAACGCCATTAATTGCAGATTTAAAACCATCTGGAAAATACTTAATGGAAGATGTTCATGGAGTTGGTGGTACACCAGCAATTATGAAATATTTATTAGACAATGGTTATTTACATGGCGATTGTTTAACGGTTACAGGAAAAACATTAGCAGAAAATTTAGAGAATGTTGAGGCTATGGAGTTTGAAGATCAAGATGTGATTTTTCCAAAAGATAAAGCATTAAAATCATCAGGTAACATTCAAATTATTTATGGAAACCTTGCAGAAGAAGGAGCTGTTGCAAAAATTTCTGGAAACGAAGGGTTGCTTTTTGAAGGAAAAGCAGTGGTTTACGATGGAGAGCAAGCAGCAAATACAGGTATTTCTAACGGAGAAGTAGAAAGAGGAGATGTAGTCGTCATAAGGTATGTTGGACCTAAAGGAGGACCAGGAATGCCAGAAATGTTAAAACCAACTTCTTTAATTATGGGAGCAGGTTTAGGAAAATCTGTAGCTTTAATTACAGATGGTCGTTTTTCTGGAGGAACGCATGGTTTTGTGGTCGGACATATTACACCAGAAGCACAATCTGGAGGAACTATTGGAATTCTTGAAACAGGTGATAAAATTAGAATTAGTGCAGAAGACAACTCTATTAATGTTTTACTTTCTGAAGAAGAATTAGCAGAAAGAAAAGCAAAATGGGTTGCACCAGCATTAAAGCATAAAAAAGGGATTTTGTACAAATATGCTAAAATGGTAGCATCTGCATCTAAAGGATGTATAACTGACGAATAATAAAAGAATCAAGAAGAGAGAAATAAGAAAATAGAGAAAAGTAAAAGATTGTAAAGTCTTTATGTTATCATCTCTACTCTTTCATCTAAAAATATAAGAATATGGAAACACAAACCATAAAAAACGAACAAAATACAACAACAGTTACAGAAAGAATTTCTGGTAGCGAAGCAATTGTAAGATGTTTAATAGCTGAAGACACAAAAATAATTTACGGTTATCCTGGTGGAGCAATTATGCCGGTTTATGATGAGTTATTTAAGTATCAAGATAAAATTCATCACGTTTTAACACGTCATGAACAAGGTGCAACACATTCTGCACAAGGTTTTGCTAGGATTTCTGGTAAAGTTGGTGTTTGTATAGCAACTTCTGGTCCAGGAGCAACCAATTTAATTACCGGTATTGCAGATGCACAAATAGATTCTACACCAATGGTGTGTATTACGGGTCAGGTTTTTTCTCATTTATTAGGTTCGGATGCATTTCAAGAAACAGATATTGTTGGTATTTCTACTCCGGTTACAAAATGGAATTGCCAAGTAACTAAAGCTTCAGACATTCCTGCTGCAATTGCAAAAGCATTTTACATTGCAAAAAGCGGAAGGCCAGGACCTGTTTTAATCGATATTACAAAGGATGCACAATTAGATGAATTTGATTTTTCTTATGAAAAATGTACAAGAGTAAGAAGTTATAATCCAGTACCAAAAACAGAAATTTCTTCTGTAGAAGAAGCTGCCAAATTAATTAATGCTGCTAAAAAACCATTAGTTGTTTGGGGTCAAGGTGTTATTTTAAGTGAAGCGGAAGAAGCGTTTAAAGCGGTTATTGAAAAGGCAGGAATACCTTCTGCATGGACAATTTTAGGGGCTTCTGCAATTCCAACTTCACATCCATTAAATGTTGGTATGGTTGGTATGCATGGTAATTATGCGCCAAATGTTTTAACTAATGATTGCGATGTTTTAATAGCAATTGGTATGCGTTTTGATGATCGTGTAACTGGTAAATTAGATACGTATGCAACGCAGGCCAAAGTAATTCACTTTGAAATTGATCCAGCAGAAATAGATAAAAACGTAAAAACTGATGTTGCAGTTTTAGGTGATGCAAAAGCAAGTTTAGAGTTGTTGTTACCATTATTAAACGAAAATTCGCATCCAGAATGGCGTCAAAAATTTGCCGATTTATACGCTATTGAGTATGAAAAAGTGATTAAAGATGATATTCATCCAACGAAAGAAGGATTAACAATGGGTGAAGTGCTGCATCAAATTAACGTTCAGAGTAAAGGTAACGCTGCAATTGTAAGTGATGTTGGTCAGCATCAAATGATTGCTTGTAGATATGCAGAATTCAACAAAACCAAAAGTAATATTACTTCTGGTGGATTAGGTACAATGGGCTTTGGTTTGCCCGCAGCAATTGGTGCAAAAATGGCTGCTCCAGATAGAGAGGTTGTTTCTATTTCTGGTGATGGTGGTTATCAAATGACAATTCAAGAATTAGGAACTATTTTTCAGCAAAAAGCAGCTGTAAAAGTAGTGGTTTTAAATAACGATTTCTTAGGAATGGTTCGCCAATGGCAACAATTGTTTTTTGACAAACGTTATGCATCAACAGAAATGGTGAATCCAAATTTTGTTGCTATTGCAGAAGGTTATTATATAAAAGCAAGAAAAGTTACTAAACGTGAAGATTTAGCAGATGCTGTTAAAGAAATGATGGAAAGTAAAGAAGCTTACTTTTTAGAAGTTTGTGTAGAAAAAGAAGGAAATGTTTTTCCAATGATTCCTACAGGAGCAAGTGTTTCAGATGTTAGATTAGAGTAAAAAAGAATTAAGAAAAGAGAATAAAGAACAAAGATTAAAGAGAAGAGTAGCAACTTTGAAACTTTAAACTTTAAACCTTGAACTTAAAAGCATGAGTACAGAAAAACAACTTTATACAATATCAGTTTATACTGAAAATAATATTGGATTGTTGAATAGAATTTCAGCAATTTTTCAAAGAAGACACATTAATATTGAGAGTTTAAATATTTCTCCTTCAGAAATAGATAATGTATCTAGATTTACGATTGTGGTAAATATGATAGAGGTTGATGTTAAGAAAATTATCGGACAAATAGAAAAACAAGTAGAAGTAATAA of the Tenacibaculum todarodis genome contains:
- a CDS encoding argininosuccinate synthase, producing MKKLVIAYSGGLDTSYCAVSLSKEYDVHAVSVNTGGFTTEEIKHIESNAYKMGVTTYKNIDAVATFYNKVVKYLIFGNVLKNSTYPLSVSAERIIQAIEIIEYAKSIDAEYIAHGSTGAGNDQVRFDMIFQTLAPNIKIITPIRDQKLARQEEIDYLKSEGIDMNWEKSKYSVNKGLWGTSVGGVETLKSEKPLPSEAYPSQLEKEGEEKVTLTFKNGEFVALNGQENKPEVNIENLNNIASKFAIGRDIHVGDTIVGTKGRVGFEAAAALITVKAHHLLEKHTLTKWQLQHKEYLSSFYGMHLHEGQYLDPVMRDTEAFLQSSQKMVSGNVVVSLKPYHFSLDGIISDHDLMSSAFSTYGEENKAWTADDAKGFIKILGNQNKIYRQVNNS
- the argC gene encoding N-acetyl-gamma-glutamyl-phosphate reductase gives rise to the protein MLQVGIIGGAGYTAGELIRLLLNHPETNINFVFSTSNAGNKLYKVHQDLVGSTEISFTSEINADVDVLFLCLGHGNSTAFLQKNSFSDNTKIIDLSNDFRLLADKNFEGKEFVYGLPELDKEAIKTAKYIANPGCFATALQLAILPLAANGLLKDDVHINAVTGATGAGTSFSATTHFTWRDNNFSHYKAFNHQHLGEINQTVNQLQNDFNSEINFMPNRGDFSRGIFATTYTKFEGSLEGAKKIYKDYYKDAAFTFISDESIFLKQVVNTNKCLVQLEKHGNKLLITSTIDNLLKGASGAAIQNMNLMYGFEETLGLNLKANYF
- a CDS encoding GNAT family N-acetyltransferase — encoded protein: MEIVIANKSHTVYAEIICKTIEEASKVRGTGIAKRKPEYVATKMENGNAVIALDNDKFAGFCYIEKWGHGKFVANSGLIVHPDFRNRGLAKKIKQVIFNHSRTKFPDAKVFSITTGLAVMKMNSDLGYKPVTFSELTDDQSFWNGCQTCKNYDILTRTEQKMCLCTGMLYDPAKKEKTGSESKKHDKKVWTRLKNIKQSMFLKKDKK
- the ilvD gene encoding dihydroxy-acid dehydratase, with translation MNLNKHSKRLTQDESQPASQAMLYAVGLTDEDMSKAQVGIASTGYDGNPCNMHLNNLAAEVKVESKIAGLVGLGFNTIGVSDGISMGTSGMNYSLASRDIIADSIETVMNAQSYDALISVVGCDKNMPGAVIAMLRLNRPSIMMYGGTIASGNYKGKKLNIVSAFEALGQKVAGEIEEDEYREIIKRAIPGAGACGGMYTANTMASAIECMGFALPYNSSIPAENPNKLSEAERTALAIKNLLELDLKPLDIISKKSLENAIAIVNALGGSTNAVLHFLAIAHAADIEFTLEDFQKVSDRTPLIADLKPSGKYLMEDVHGVGGTPAIMKYLLDNGYLHGDCLTVTGKTLAENLENVEAMEFEDQDVIFPKDKALKSSGNIQIIYGNLAEEGAVAKISGNEGLLFEGKAVVYDGEQAANTGISNGEVERGDVVVIRYVGPKGGPGMPEMLKPTSLIMGAGLGKSVALITDGRFSGGTHGFVVGHITPEAQSGGTIGILETGDKIRISAEDNSINVLLSEEELAERKAKWVAPALKHKKGILYKYAKMVASASKGCITDE
- the ilvB gene encoding biosynthetic-type acetolactate synthase large subunit, encoding METQTIKNEQNTTTVTERISGSEAIVRCLIAEDTKIIYGYPGGAIMPVYDELFKYQDKIHHVLTRHEQGATHSAQGFARISGKVGVCIATSGPGATNLITGIADAQIDSTPMVCITGQVFSHLLGSDAFQETDIVGISTPVTKWNCQVTKASDIPAAIAKAFYIAKSGRPGPVLIDITKDAQLDEFDFSYEKCTRVRSYNPVPKTEISSVEEAAKLINAAKKPLVVWGQGVILSEAEEAFKAVIEKAGIPSAWTILGASAIPTSHPLNVGMVGMHGNYAPNVLTNDCDVLIAIGMRFDDRVTGKLDTYATQAKVIHFEIDPAEIDKNVKTDVAVLGDAKASLELLLPLLNENSHPEWRQKFADLYAIEYEKVIKDDIHPTKEGLTMGEVLHQINVQSKGNAAIVSDVGQHQMIACRYAEFNKTKSNITSGGLGTMGFGLPAAIGAKMAAPDREVVSISGDGGYQMTIQELGTIFQQKAAVKVVVLNNDFLGMVRQWQQLFFDKRYASTEMVNPNFVAIAEGYYIKARKVTKREDLADAVKEMMESKEAYFLEVCVEKEGNVFPMIPTGASVSDVRLE